One segment of uncultured Tolumonas sp. DNA contains the following:
- a CDS encoding AAA family ATPase has product MYQTHFGLTETPFGLTPNTGFYYGLPPHEEALQVLRVALTSGEGFIKVTGEVGTGKTLLLRKFLNELPENYQAAYLPNPCLEAEELRQALATELGLAPSGDTLSLTDAIHHRLVELRQQGKQIVLLLDEAQALSDKALEAIRLFGNLETESSKLLQVILFGQPELDQRLAQAHLRQLRQRISFSYRLRPLLPAETSAYLAYRLQVSGYRGLPLFSGLTARLLWQSSRGIPRLINILAHKCLMQAYGRHQMQIGLRDVFRAAQDTEDASPPVAWLGWGAVLILAGFVLAGIGSRLV; this is encoded by the coding sequence GTGTATCAGACGCACTTTGGTTTGACTGAAACGCCATTTGGTTTAACACCCAATACCGGTTTTTATTATGGTTTACCGCCGCATGAAGAAGCCTTGCAGGTGTTGCGGGTGGCGTTAACCAGTGGTGAAGGCTTTATCAAAGTCACTGGTGAGGTTGGCACCGGTAAAACGTTATTACTGCGCAAATTTCTGAATGAATTGCCGGAAAACTACCAGGCGGCTTATCTACCCAATCCGTGCCTGGAAGCGGAAGAATTACGGCAAGCATTAGCCACGGAACTCGGTTTGGCGCCTAGTGGTGATACACTGAGTCTGACTGATGCCATTCATCATCGATTGGTCGAATTACGCCAGCAAGGTAAACAGATCGTATTATTACTGGATGAAGCGCAAGCCTTGTCTGACAAAGCGCTGGAAGCTATTCGTCTATTTGGTAATCTGGAAACCGAATCCAGCAAACTGCTGCAAGTGATTTTATTTGGTCAGCCTGAGTTAGATCAGCGGCTGGCACAAGCCCATTTACGCCAGTTGCGCCAGCGCATCTCGTTTTCGTATCGTTTACGCCCGCTATTACCAGCCGAAACCAGCGCTTATCTAGCCTACCGATTGCAAGTTTCCGGCTATCGTGGCCTGCCGCTTTTTAGTGGATTAACGGCTCGCTTGTTATGGCAATCCAGTCGTGGAATTCCTCGTTTGATCAATATATTAGCGCATAAATGCTTGATGCAGGCGTATGGCCGGCATCAGATGCAGATCGGCCTACGTGATGTATTTCGCGCCGCGCAGGATACCGAAGATGCTTCGCCACCTGTGGCCTGGTTAGGCTGGGGGGCGGTGCTGATTTTAGCTGGGTTTGTGTTAGCAGGAATTGGGAGCCGGTTAGTATGA